In one window of Hevea brasiliensis isolate MT/VB/25A 57/8 chromosome 10, ASM3005281v1, whole genome shotgun sequence DNA:
- the LOC110661065 gene encoding uncharacterized protein LOC110661065, producing MHRFISKGTLFFGSLAIPHLKKKALNSWSAVQDTYFTTKDLFESHRVVFTVGTSLASVATAWVGYSLRHLRDSKVDQRLESIENAMKSNYHLEHAEFKKLVDPGSSSVAACIATAGTTFVVGYGFGWRGGRWYANRKYRKEQMKLLGQIKPKRWQLLARMRPKEWQFQFIKRRFPRYRASECEGKASEKMLKDAPTTHNPGEFHRSC from the exons ATGCATCGATTTATAAGCAAAGGGACCTTATTTTTTGGCTCCTTGGCAATTCCCCATTTGAAGAAGAAGGCTCTTAATTCATGGTCTGCTGTTCAGGACACCTATTTCACTACCAAG GACTTATTTGAGAGTCATAGGGTGGTGTTTACAGTCGGAACTTCTTTAGCATCAGTTGCTACAGCATGGGTTG GATATTCCTTACGTCATCTTCGTGATTCAAAAGTTGATCAAAGACTTGAATCAATTGAAAATGCT ATGAAAAGCAATTATCATCTTGAACATGCTGAATTTAAAAAGCTTGTGGATCCTGGGAGTTCCAGTGTTGCTGCCTGTATTGCTACTGCTGGGACAACATTTGTTGTTGG GTATGGCTTTGGTTGGCGAGGCGGAAGATGGTATGCAAATAGGAAGTACAGAAAGGAACAGATGAAattactagggcagataaagcctaaAAGGTGGCAGTTGTTGGCACGCATGAGACCTAAGGAGTGGCAATTCCAGTTTATTAAAAGAAGATTTCCAAGATACAGAGCCTCCGAATGTGAAGGTAAAGCATCTGAAAAGATGCTGAAGGATGCTCCTACAACACATAATCCTGGAGAATTCCATCGGTCTTGTTAG